A single region of the Lotus japonicus ecotype B-129 chromosome 4, LjGifu_v1.2 genome encodes:
- the LOC130711217 gene encoding transcription factor VOZ1: MKKVSKTSCKSASHKLFKDKAKNRVDDLQLVFLDLQFARKESRTVDAAVLEEQVHQMLREWKNELNEPSPASSLQQDGSLGSFSTDICRLLQLCEEEDDASSPLAAPKPEPVDQTLPAGSKVIFQGGQQQHDFPLVNECKHSTSRAQNMAANKPDGPALEYHQFDLHQDFDHSFYTGFNGSGYCEEDAIPHISSYLPSICPPPSAFLGPKCALWDCPRPAQGLDWCQDYCSSYHAALALNEGPPGMAPVLRPGGIGLKDNLLFSALSAKAQGKDVGIPECEGAATAKSPWNAPELFDLSVLEGETIREWLFFDKPRRAFESGNRKQRSLPDYSGRGWHESRKQVINEFGGLKRSYYMDPQPLNHFEWHLYEYEISKCDLCALYRLELKLVEGKKNSKAKLTNDSVADLQKQMGKLSAEFPPDNKRPAKGRAKINARVAMGGVYSHRVTPLNGTYEYGLASPYDYLVDNLGDYYGT; this comes from the exons ATGAAGAAGGTTTCCAAGACAAGCTGCAAGTCTGCATCACACAAGCTCTTTAAGGACAAGGCGAAGAATCGTGTTGATGACCTGCAGCTGGTGTTTCTTGATCTGCAGTTTGCTAGGAAGGAGAGCCGTACGGTTGATGCTGCAGTTCTTGAGGAACAAGTCCATCAGATGCTTCGTGAGTGGAAGAATGAGCTCAATGAGCCTTCGCCTGCTTCTTCTTTGCAGCAA GATGGCAGTCTTGGGTCATTCTCCACCGATATCTGTCGGCTTTTGCAGCTCTGTGAGGAGGAAGATGATGCCTCTAGTCCATTAGCTGCACCTAAGCCTGAGCCTGTTGATCAGACTCTTCCAGCTGGGAGCAAGGTCATATTCCAAGGG GGCCAACAGCAACATGATTTTCCATTGGTTAATGAATGCAAGCACTCAACCTCAAGAGCTCAAAATATGGCAGCTAACAAGCCAGATGGACCTGCTTTAGAATATCATCAGTTTGATTTGCATCAGGACTTTGATCACAGCTTTTATACTGGATTTAATGGCTCAGGTTATTGTGAGGAGGATGCTATTCCTCATATATCTAGCTATCTACCCAGTATCTGCCCTCCACCTTCTGCTTTCTTAGGCCCAAAATGTGCACTTTGGGACTGTCCAAGACCTGCACAAGGGTTGGACTGGTGTCAAGATTATTGCAGTAGCTATCATGCTGCTCTAGCTTTGAATGAAGGTCCACCAGGTATGGCCCCAGTTCTACGACCTGGGGGCATTGGTTTGAAGGATAATCTACTTTTTTCTGCTCTTAGTGCAAAGGCACAAGGAAAAGATGTCGGCATCCCAGAATGTGAGGGAGCAGCAACTGCAAAGTCTCCATGGAATGCCCCTG AACTCTTTGATCTTTCTGTTCTTGAGGGTGAGACTATCAGGGAGTGGCTCTTCTTCGATAAGCCTCGGCGAGCATTTGAGAGTGGAAACAGAAAGCAGAGGTCATTGCCAGATTACAGTGGACGCGGTTGGCATGAATCTAGAAAGCAAGTGATCAATGAATTTGGAGGGCTGAAGAGATCCTACTATATGGATCCACAACCACTGAACCATTTCGAGTGGCACCTTTATGAATATGAGATTAGCAAGTGTGATTTATGTGCCTTGTACCGATTGGAACTGAAGCTCGTTGAGGGAAAGAAGAACTCCAAGGCAAAATTAACAAACGATTCAGTTGCTGATCTGCAGAAGCAGATGGGAAAGCTCTCCGCCGAGTTTCCGCCAGATAACAAAAGGCCTGCTAAAGGCAGAGCCAAAATCAATGCCAGAGTTGCCATGGGTGGTGTCTATTCACACAGAGTGACTCCACTGAACGGAACATATGAGTATGGGTTAGCTTCCCCATATGACTACCTTGTTGACAACTTGGGTGACTACTATGGGACATGA